The Halalkalicoccus tibetensis genome contains the following window.
TCACCGCGTATCAGAACCCGACGCTGGCGCGGGCGGTGGGGTTAGACGACGGCTTTGCCCTGATCGGCTACCGCTCGATCGCGAAGAACCTCGAGCTCACTGCCGATAACGCCGAGGACATCGCCGAGATCGTCCTCGAATCGGAGGACCACTCGCTTGCCGTCGACAGCGCGACGATGCGCCGGATCCGGGAGTTCACCGACCAGGTCGACGAGATCACGGCGCTGGCGGTCGAGGCGGCCGTCGAACGCGATTACGACCTGACGATCCGGGTCCGCGAGCTGTTCAAGGAGATCTCGGATCGGGAGGACGAGATCCTGAGCGACCTGCCCGAGATGGACAACGAGGACCTCCTGCAGGTCCGGGAGGTGCTGGTGAGCCTCCAGCAGACCGCCCAGTTCGCCATGCGCAACGCCGAGATCGCCGCAAACCTCGCTCTCAACGAGGAAAGCGAACACGTCGCGATCGAGTGAGCGCCCCTGCGAGCCGTGCGTCCGAGGTCGGGCAGTTCGTCCTTATACCCGTATTACGCTATGGTATACACATAGGACGATAGCCGTTAGAGTTATGTTCTATCGCGATCCGTGTTATCTCATGTCATGATAACACGGCGCGGCCCGACGATACCTTGAGGCATCGACGAAAGACCACCTTGCCATGTGATCCCGTTGCGCCCGCCCGTGGCGGACCGAAACGGGCACCCTTCGACGACCCACCCCCGTGAGCGGGGTCGTCGTTCCGGCCCCAACAGATCCCCCGGACTCGATGTTCGGTCGTTTAAGTGGTTCTCGCGATAAGGGGTGAAGTAAGAAGTCTGCTGCGGGAAGAACTGTCCGATCCCTTTCGACCGGCTCCCGGCGGACCGCGCCGGCTGAACGCTTATTGGCTATAAGGTCGTAACGGGACTATATAATGTCCTCAGATCAGGGTACGACCGCCGGCGTCGACATCGAGAAGATCGGTGGGATCGACGCCACGTCGGTCGAGTTCACGCCCGGCGTCACCGTCCTCGCGGGCCGAAACGCGACTAACCGAACCTCGTTTCTCCGATCGCTGATGGCCGCCCTCGGTAGCGAGCGGGTCTCGCTCAAGGGCGACGCCGACCAGGGGTCGGTCTCGCTCGATCTCGGCGGAGAGAGCTACACCCGCACGTTGACGCGCACGGACGGCGGCGTCGCGTTCGCCGGCGATCCCTACCTCGACGATCCGCAGCTCGCGGACCTGTTCGCGTTCCTGCTCGAGTCCAATCCGGCCCGGCGCGCCGTCGTCCGGGACGATGACCTCCGGGAGCTCATCCTCCGGCCGGTCGACGTCGACGCGATCGAGGCCCGGATCAGCCAGTTCCAGGCCGAGAAGCGCAGCATCGACGATCAGCTCTCGGAGCTCTCCGAGGCCGAACGCGAGCTGGGCTCGCTGGAGGAGGAGCACGCACGCGTCACCAACCGGCTCGAGACCGCCGAGGCGGATCTCGAAGAGGCACGCGAGTCGCTGACGACGGTCCAGCGCTCCGACTCCGAGGGGACGGGCTCGGACCGGCTCGACTCGCTTCGCGAGACCCAGTCCCAGCTCGAGGACGTCACCTACGACCTCGAGACCGAGGAGGAGAGCGTCTCCTCGCTGGAAGCTGAGCGGGAGGAGCTCGAAGCGGAGCTCGAGGAACTCTCGACCGTCGACGAGGACGAGCTCGACGACCTGGCCGGTGAGATCGAACGGGTCCGGGGCCGGAAACGCGAGCTCGAGGAGATCGTCTCCCAGCTCCAGACGGTCATCCAGTTCAACGAGCGGATCACCGACGAGGGGGTCACGGATCTCCTCGGCGAGGAGGAACGGGAAGGGACGCGGACGGAGGCCGACGGCGGGTCGGTGACCGATCAGCTGCTCGCGGACCAGTCGAACGAGGTGACCTGCTGGACCTGTGGCTCGGAGGTCGGCACCGAGGAGATCGAGTCGACCGTCTCGCGCCTCCAGGAGCTCCGCCAGGAGAAGGTCGAGCGGCGCAACGAACTCGATCGAGAACTCGAGGAGCTCAAAGCTCGACGCAAAGAACACGCCGCGACCAGGGACGAACGGACCGAACTCGAACGATCGCTTGAAACAACCAAGACGGAACTGGCGGATCGAACCGATCGGATCGATGAGCTCGAATCGCGACGGGAGGAGCTGCTCGAGGAGGTCGAGGAGCTGGAGTCGGCCGTCGAAACCGACGAAGAGGACGAGGAGCTCCTGACCGCCCAGAAGGAGGTCACGCAGCTCGAACTCGAGCGCGACCGGCTGACGCGCCAGCGCGACGCCCTCGAGGACGACATCGAGAAGTTCGAATCCCGCCTCGAGGAGCGCGAGCAGCTCGAGGCCCGCCGCGAGGAGATCAACGCGGAGCTCGAAGAGCTTCGGACGCGCATCGAGCGCGTCGAGCGCGAGGCGATCGAGGCGTTCAACGAGCATATGGAGACCGTCGTCGAGCTCCTCGATTACAGGAACCTCGCGCGGATCTGGCTGGAGTATCGCTACCCGGAGGGGAGCGACGACGCGAGCTTCGAGCTCCACGTGACCCGCCAGACGGACGACGGGACGACCTACGAGGACTCGGTCGAACACTTGAGCGAGAGCGAGCGCGAGGTGACCGGGCTGGTGCTCGCGCTGGCGGGCTATCTCGTCCACGACGTCCACGAGGAGATGCCGTTCCTCCTGCTCGACTCCCTGGAGGCGATCGACTCCGGGCGGATCGCACGGCTGGTCGAGTATCTCGAGGAGTACGCCTCCTACATCGTCGTCGCACTGCTCCCCGAGGACGCGAGCGCCCTCGACGACGGCCACCAGCGGATCGAGGAGATCTGACGGGGGACGCGACCGTTACGGGACGCGATCAAGGCCGGCTTCTCGGGCTGGGCGATGAACGACGGCTGCCAGTACCGCGGCGACTACGAGGTGACGGTCCCGCTCTCCGATCACCGTGACTTCGCCGAGCTCGTCGAGGCCGTCCGCGGGGTCGATCGGGAGGTCGTCTACACGCAACACGGTTCCGCCGAGGAGCTCGCGACGCATCTCACGACGGAGGAGGTATCCACTGGTGCGCAATCAGCGCTCGCTCAGTGACTTCTGAACTCCGATTCCGGGAGTTCGATCGCGGCTGGATGATGGGGGGTCGAGCGGAGCCCGGTGGACGCTACGACCCGCTCTCCCGGTGCTGGAGGACGATCGGTGCGAACAGGGAGACGACGGCCAGAAGCAGGATCGCCATCGCGATCGGGCTCGTGTAGATGATCGCCCAGCTCCCGTCCGAGAGCTCGAGCGATCGACGCAGGTTCTGCTCGGCGATCGGCCCCAGGATCAGCCCCAGCACCATCGGGGCCAGCGGGTAGCCGTCCATTCGGAGGACGAAGCCGAACACCCCCGCGGCGACCATCACCCACATGTCGAGGAGACTGCCCTGGAGCGCGAACGCGCCGACGACACAGAACACGAGGATGCTGGGCCAGAGATATTTCGCCGGGAAGTTGATGACGCGGACCCAGAGGTGAGCCCCCAGGAGTCCGAGGACGAGGATCACGACGTACACCACGAAGAATCCGATGAAGATCGAGAAGACGAGCCCCGGTTCGTTCTCGAACAGCCCCGGGCCCGGCTGGATCCCGTGAACGAGCAGGGCGCCGATCAGGATGGCCGTCACCGAGTCGCCGGGGATCCCCAGCGTCAGCGTCGGGATCAACGCGCCGGCGGTGCTCGAGTTGTTCCCGGCTTCGGCGGCGGCGACGCCTTTGGGGTTCCCCTCCCCGAACGCCGGGACCGCGTCCTTCGTCCATCGTTTGGCCTCGTTGTACGTCACGAACGAGGCGATGTCGCCGCCCGTCCCCGGGATCGCCGACGAACGACCCGATCACGCTCGACCCGATCGTGACGTTTCGTATCTCCTTCAGGTCCGCGATCGAGGGCGTGATGCCGGTGATCTCCTGTTGGACGTCGATGGCGCCGATCCCCTCCCGATACCGGTCGGTCCTGTGCGGGCCGAAGAAGTTCCCGTTTCTGCGGGGAAGCCGACGCTTCGACCGATGGATCGGCGAACGGGAGCCGGGAAAACGTCTATGTGGCCTCGGCGGGATCGACGTCCAATGACCGACGCGGACAGGGAGAACGACCCGGAGGTCCCCAGTCTCAGCGAGATCTACCGCGACGCGTGGAGCGATCCCACGTGGCGCCGGCAGCTGATCGGTCTCACCCTGCTGACCGTCGTGATGGTCGTCGCCCTGCTCTACTACGCGATCTGACCGGAACGGGAGACGGGTGGGCCGTCATGCGGACCCCTCCCGTTCTTTCCCTCGTTCCACGGTGTCGTCCCCGGATCGCGCTCAGTGCAGCCGATCGAGCCATCGCCGGCCGGTTCGGAGGTCGTTCGGGACCTCCTCGCCGAACGCACACCGCGTCGCCCTGGCCCCACACGGGCTGCCCATCCAGACGTCGATCATCGGCGAGCCACCCTCGAAGATCGTGGCGCTCGCCGTCGTCAGCTGCCCGAACGCGTGTGGCTCGTCCGTCTCGGGCTCGGGATGGCGACAGATCGACTCGTCGCCGGGTCCGTTCGCGTGATCCCGGGCGACCGCCCGCACCTCCTCGCGG
Protein-coding sequences here:
- a CDS encoding archaea-specific SMC-related protein is translated as MSSDQGTTAGVDIEKIGGIDATSVEFTPGVTVLAGRNATNRTSFLRSLMAALGSERVSLKGDADQGSVSLDLGGESYTRTLTRTDGGVAFAGDPYLDDPQLADLFAFLLESNPARRAVVRDDDLRELILRPVDVDAIEARISQFQAEKRSIDDQLSELSEAERELGSLEEEHARVTNRLETAEADLEEARESLTTVQRSDSEGTGSDRLDSLRETQSQLEDVTYDLETEEESVSSLEAEREELEAELEELSTVDEDELDDLAGEIERVRGRKRELEEIVSQLQTVIQFNERITDEGVTDLLGEEEREGTRTEADGGSVTDQLLADQSNEVTCWTCGSEVGTEEIESTVSRLQELRQEKVERRNELDRELEELKARRKEHAATRDERTELERSLETTKTELADRTDRIDELESRREELLEEVEELESAVETDEEDEELLTAQKEVTQLELERDRLTRQRDALEDDIEKFESRLEEREQLEARREEINAELEELRTRIERVEREAIEAFNEHMETVVELLDYRNLARIWLEYRYPEGSDDASFELHVTRQTDDGTTYEDSVEHLSESEREVTGLVLALAGYLVHDVHEEMPFLLLDSLEAIDSGRIARLVEYLEEYASYIVVALLPEDASALDDGHQRIEEI